One stretch of Streptococcus australis DNA includes these proteins:
- a CDS encoding sigma-70 family RNA polymerase sigma factor, whose protein sequence is MNLKELYEESKGIVNKCRKEYHLHLWEKEDWDQEGMMCLYELVDHHPELLEGERHQLYVCFKTKFRNRILDYIRKQESHKRRFDKEPYEEVSEISHRLGEKGLRLDDYYLFHELLKNYRASQSKEKQEQLDRLMGGECFKGRKSLLRELSIVFSDFR, encoded by the coding sequence ATGAATCTGAAAGAGTTATATGAAGAAAGTAAGGGGATTGTAAACAAGTGCCGCAAAGAATACCATTTACATCTGTGGGAGAAAGAGGACTGGGATCAGGAGGGGATGATGTGCCTGTATGAGCTAGTGGACCACCATCCAGAGTTACTAGAGGGTGAGCGCCATCAACTATATGTCTGCTTTAAAACCAAATTCCGAAATCGTATCTTGGACTACATCCGCAAACAGGAAAGTCACAAGCGCCGTTTCGATAAGGAACCCTATGAAGAGGTAAGCGAAATCAGTCATCGCCTAGGAGAAAAAGGACTCAGACTGGATGATTATTATCTCTTTCATGAGCTTCTAAAGAATTACAGAGCAAGTCAGAGTAAAGAAAAACAAGAACAACTTGACCGTCTAATGGGAGGAGAATGTTTCAAAGGTAGAAAATCCCTTCTGAGAGAATTAAGTATCGTATTCAGTGATTTTAGGTAA
- the secE gene encoding preprotein translocase subunit SecE — protein MGFIKDIFKLLKETTWPTRKESWRDFRSIMEYTAFFVVIIYIFDQLIVSGLIRFINIF, from the coding sequence ATGGGTTTTATTAAGGATATCTTCAAACTTCTTAAGGAAACAACATGGCCGACTCGCAAAGAAAGCTGGAGAGATTTTCGCTCTATTATGGAATACACAGCCTTCTTTGTGGTCATCATTTACATTTTTGACCAGTTGATTGTTTCAGGTTTGATTCGATTTATTAACATTTTTTAG
- the nusG gene encoding transcription termination/antitermination protein NusG, whose protein sequence is MDSFDKGWFVLQTYSGYENKVKENLLQRAQTYNMLDNILRVEIPTQTVQVEKNGKKKEIEENRFPGYVLVEMVMTDEAWFVVRNTPNVTGFVGSHGNRSKPTPLLEQEIRDILVSMGQTVQEFDIDVEVGQTVRIIDGAFADYTGKITEIDNNKVKMIISMFGNDTIAEVNLNQIAEL, encoded by the coding sequence ATGGATAGTTTTGACAAGGGATGGTTTGTTCTACAAACTTATTCTGGCTATGAAAATAAGGTAAAAGAAAATCTATTGCAACGTGCACAAACGTATAACATGTTGGATAATATTCTACGAGTTGAGATTCCAACACAAACCGTGCAAGTTGAGAAAAATGGAAAGAAAAAAGAAATTGAAGAGAATCGCTTTCCGGGTTATGTCCTTGTAGAAATGGTCATGACAGATGAAGCGTGGTTCGTTGTTCGAAACACACCTAACGTAACAGGATTCGTCGGTTCACACGGTAACAGATCAAAACCAACTCCACTATTGGAACAAGAAATCCGTGATATTCTGGTTTCAATGGGACAAACTGTTCAAGAGTTCGATATTGACGTTGAAGTTGGCCAGACAGTCCGAATTATTGATGGCGCTTTTGCAGATTACACAGGTAAAATTACTGAAATTGATAACAACAAAGTGAAGATGATTATCTCTATGTTTGGTAATGATACGATTGCAGAAGTAAACCTAAACCAAATTGCAGAATTATAA
- the rpmG gene encoding 50S ribosomal protein L33, with protein MALKKASLACAVCGSRNYSIKISGNPKPTRLEVNKFCKHCGKYTTHRETR; from the coding sequence ATGGCACTAAAAAAAGCAAGCCTAGCTTGTGCAGTTTGCGGTTCAAGAAATTACTCAATCAAAATTAGTGGGAACCCCAAGCCAACACGACTAGAAGTAAATAAATTTTGTAAACATTGTGGAAAATATACGACACATAGAGAGACGAGATAG